A DNA window from Candidatus Zixiibacteriota bacterium contains the following coding sequences:
- a CDS encoding cytochrome c3 family protein, with protein sequence MKSDRTLRIDAVVRAGLLILLLAVPSAEAAKKCYDCHKKQQAEFSSKKSIHQPVKEQNCETCHKRHGFANKLILTDETSNLCYSCHQDAKEKFSTGQIHFPVEKGACWDCHDPHASDKHALLRTGPEGADDPNACLVCHKDDLTGALNGTVPHQPFAKLDCIACHNAHNSDHPALLTSSPNQLCAACHKASEKNIQTAHAGKHTENLACIDCHSGHSTSTKGLMSETSHAPFASGDCESCHSLPDTTGKVAFAEGVTPGNLCANCHSDQAEGSKKAFPHAAVEPDNCNNCHSPHSSRYPHLLKQEESKLCAECHGEIIKGDGRTPHMPVVSGQCGACHEVHGSDHKALVKKADASLCLDCHKEFATAKDAAKSVHAGADDCLQCHHPHQGQTANILRKPSDQLCADCHEPDQAMAGLPSQHPPYVNKDCGACHSPHYSNLDHLVRKEGPQLCFQCHSEIVSRTNMKVPHPPATENCLSCHVPHYSKEINLLLSHEKDLCLSCHDSSAISLDKAFVHTPVVEGDCAGCHNPHGAMKEKLITGRAQKVIVNGIPLSRTPTITAQMSSLCYTCHESLEEKFRHQGVHKPVALGQCDACHSSHGSDHAAFIKDAPAALCGSCHTIDSTLTAKHSGYDLSSANCLDCHNPHISEKPKLVRANNHPPFDEKSCESCHSVGPEGKVQLAGAVSEICASCHDLTKESGQAHQHPPFEAGECTSCHSAHSSDYPKYLRADANTLCVTCHSDMKLLAKLPIQHKPFGEGKCMDCHLPHASNYPKLVNKPAESFCLSCHTDLKNQMKEGLVHTPARTGQCVACHLPHAGKEPGLLTKNKQLLCAGCHDLNTAAMSTAHQGFPLADADCQNCHASHVGRKGNKALLLPVMHEPFEGANCAKCHQTGGKRELVAASSRELCFTCHEAVKSDLQKAVVHAPLKDADGCVKCHGPHVGFGKALQKKEGSETCLTCHNTPEFTSSNKHQPAFEDCQTCHQPHAGESRNLLTNTNIMDLCMTCHEDAPKKHYHPMGDKATDPRTKQPVNCIGCHTPHSSEFKPLLIADKNRKLCILCHGLMDE encoded by the coding sequence ATGAAATCCGACCGGACGTTACGGATAGACGCAGTCGTGCGGGCAGGTCTGCTCATTCTGTTGCTGGCGGTCCCGTCCGCAGAAGCCGCCAAAAAGTGCTACGATTGCCATAAGAAACAGCAGGCAGAGTTCAGTTCCAAAAAGAGCATCCATCAGCCCGTCAAAGAGCAGAATTGCGAAACCTGTCACAAGCGCCACGGTTTTGCCAACAAGCTGATTCTCACTGACGAGACCTCCAATCTCTGTTATTCCTGTCATCAGGATGCGAAGGAGAAGTTTTCTACAGGCCAGATTCACTTTCCTGTGGAAAAAGGAGCGTGCTGGGATTGCCATGATCCGCACGCATCCGACAAACACGCGCTTCTGCGTACCGGTCCGGAGGGGGCCGATGATCCCAATGCCTGCCTGGTGTGCCATAAGGATGACCTGACAGGCGCTTTGAATGGAACCGTGCCGCATCAGCCTTTTGCAAAGCTCGATTGTATAGCCTGTCACAACGCGCACAACAGCGACCACCCTGCCCTTCTTACATCCTCCCCGAATCAACTGTGCGCGGCCTGCCACAAGGCCTCCGAGAAGAACATTCAGACGGCACATGCCGGCAAGCATACCGAAAACCTTGCCTGTATCGACTGTCACTCTGGCCATTCCACCAGCACCAAAGGACTGATGTCCGAAACCAGTCATGCGCCGTTTGCATCCGGCGATTGCGAGTCGTGCCACTCCCTGCCGGACACGACAGGTAAAGTTGCGTTCGCCGAAGGTGTCACGCCGGGAAATCTTTGTGCTAACTGCCATTCTGACCAAGCTGAGGGGAGCAAAAAGGCGTTTCCCCACGCCGCGGTCGAGCCGGACAACTGCAACAATTGTCATTCGCCGCATTCCTCGCGCTATCCGCATCTGCTCAAACAGGAAGAATCGAAACTGTGCGCCGAATGTCATGGTGAGATCATCAAGGGGGACGGACGCACGCCGCATATGCCGGTTGTCAGCGGTCAGTGCGGCGCCTGCCACGAGGTTCACGGCTCGGATCACAAGGCGTTGGTCAAAAAGGCTGATGCCTCACTCTGCCTGGACTGTCACAAAGAATTCGCGACGGCCAAAGACGCCGCGAAATCCGTTCATGCCGGCGCCGATGACTGCCTGCAGTGCCACCATCCGCATCAGGGACAAACTGCAAACATCCTGCGCAAACCGTCCGACCAGCTTTGTGCCGATTGCCACGAACCGGACCAGGCGATGGCCGGATTGCCATCGCAGCATCCCCCCTATGTCAATAAGGATTGCGGTGCCTGTCACTCGCCTCACTACAGCAATTTGGACCACCTGGTGCGAAAGGAAGGCCCGCAGCTCTGTTTCCAATGCCATTCGGAGATTGTCAGCCGCACCAACATGAAAGTGCCGCACCCGCCGGCTACAGAAAACTGCCTGTCATGCCACGTGCCGCACTATTCGAAGGAGATCAACCTCCTCTTGAGCCACGAAAAAGACCTTTGTCTAAGCTGCCACGATAGTTCCGCTATTAGCCTCGACAAGGCCTTTGTTCACACGCCGGTCGTCGAGGGGGATTGCGCCGGGTGCCACAATCCGCACGGTGCCATGAAGGAGAAGCTGATCACCGGCCGAGCTCAAAAAGTCATAGTCAACGGGATCCCCTTGAGCCGAACACCAACCATTACGGCTCAGATGTCGTCCCTGTGCTATACTTGTCATGAGTCGCTGGAAGAGAAGTTCCGCCACCAGGGTGTGCACAAACCGGTCGCACTGGGCCAGTGTGATGCGTGTCATTCATCCCACGGTTCGGACCATGCGGCATTCATCAAAGATGCGCCGGCGGCACTGTGCGGCAGCTGCCATACAATTGACTCCACTCTGACCGCAAAACACAGCGGGTACGATCTATCATCGGCCAACTGTCTGGACTGCCACAATCCCCATATTTCAGAGAAGCCCAAACTTGTTCGTGCCAATAACCATCCGCCGTTTGACGAAAAGTCTTGCGAGTCCTGTCATTCGGTGGGTCCGGAGGGTAAAGTGCAATTGGCCGGCGCAGTCTCCGAGATCTGCGCCTCATGCCACGATTTGACTAAGGAAAGCGGGCAGGCGCATCAGCACCCCCCATTCGAAGCCGGAGAGTGTACATCGTGCCATTCGGCTCACAGTTCCGATTATCCGAAGTATTTGCGGGCCGATGCCAATACTCTCTGTGTCACGTGCCACTCGGATATGAAACTTCTCGCCAAGCTGCCGATCCAGCATAAGCCGTTTGGCGAGGGGAAGTGCATGGATTGTCATCTGCCGCACGCCTCGAACTATCCGAAACTGGTTAACAAACCGGCTGAGAGTTTTTGCCTCAGCTGTCACACGGATCTCAAGAACCAGATGAAAGAGGGGCTGGTGCATACGCCGGCTCGGACCGGCCAGTGTGTGGCCTGCCATCTCCCCCACGCCGGCAAAGAACCGGGCTTGCTTACGAAGAACAAACAACTGCTTTGCGCCGGCTGTCACGACCTGAACACTGCAGCCATGTCCACAGCTCATCAAGGCTTCCCGCTCGCGGATGCCGATTGCCAGAACTGCCATGCCTCGCATGTCGGGCGCAAAGGGAACAAGGCGCTGCTGTTGCCCGTCATGCATGAACCGTTCGAGGGCGCCAACTGCGCCAAATGCCATCAGACAGGCGGCAAACGGGAACTGGTCGCTGCTTCTTCGCGCGAGCTCTGTTTCACCTGCCATGAAGCGGTCAAGTCCGACCTGCAAAAGGCAGTCGTGCATGCGCCGCTCAAGGATGCTGACGGCTGCGTAAAATGCCACGGCCCGCATGTGGGATTCGGCAAGGCGTTGCAAAAAAAGGAAGGGTCTGAGACCTGTCTGACTTGTCACAACACACCGGAATTCACAAGTTCGAATAAGCACCAGCCGGCTTTTGAAGACTGCCAGACGTGCCATCAACCGCATGCGGGCGAGTCCAGGAATCTGCTCACCAACACCAACATCATGGATCTGTGTATGACGTGCCATGAAGACGCCCCGAAGAAGCATTACCATCCCATGGGCGACAAAGCCACCGATCCACGTACGAAGCAGCCGGTTAATTGCATCGGCTGCCATACGCCGCACTCGTCCGAATTCAAGCCGCTGCTGATCGCCGACAAGAACCGCAAACTGTGCATTCTCTGCCACGGACTCATGGATGAGTAG